In a genomic window of Lysobacterales bacterium:
- a CDS encoding acyl-CoA dehydrogenase family protein has product MSTLDPIPAFPPVPDGFAARLSRLRELVDTQLLPLDPLLLAGHHEQLLSEMDAVRARMRAEGFWLPQVPVGHGGQGLGLFLHGLVSEQLGRSLLGHLACNCQAPDAGNMEVLIEHGSGEQQARFLAPLLAGRARSAFAMTEPGQAGSNPLLLEARAVVDGGDYLIDGHKWFTTGADGAAFLIVMAVTDPDAPPHRAASQILVPMDTPGVRLLRNIPVMGETGWGPFSHGELLLEGVRVPVGNRLGAAGEGFSIAQQRLGPGRIHHCMRWLGICARAFELMLDRVRQRALAPGRVLADEGVVQAWLADSRAEIDAARLLVLATAARIDREGQKAARDAVSMIKFHVAGVLQRVLDRALQVHGALGMSDDTPLAFWFRHERAARIYDGPDEVHRAALARRLVAGAR; this is encoded by the coding sequence GATACGCAGCTGCTGCCGCTGGACCCGCTGCTGCTCGCCGGACACCATGAGCAGTTGCTGTCGGAAATGGATGCGGTGCGTGCGCGCATGCGCGCGGAGGGTTTCTGGCTGCCACAGGTCCCGGTCGGGCACGGTGGCCAGGGCCTGGGGCTGTTCCTGCACGGGCTGGTCAGCGAGCAGCTCGGGCGCAGCCTGCTCGGCCACCTGGCCTGCAACTGCCAGGCGCCCGATGCCGGCAACATGGAGGTGCTGATCGAGCACGGCAGCGGCGAACAGCAGGCGCGCTTCCTGGCGCCGCTGCTGGCCGGCCGCGCGCGCAGCGCGTTCGCGATGACCGAGCCCGGCCAGGCCGGTTCCAATCCGCTGCTGCTGGAAGCCCGCGCGGTCGTCGACGGCGGCGACTACCTGATCGACGGGCACAAGTGGTTCACCACGGGCGCCGATGGCGCCGCCTTCCTGATCGTCATGGCGGTGACCGACCCCGACGCGCCGCCGCATCGCGCCGCCAGCCAGATCCTGGTGCCCATGGACACGCCCGGCGTGCGCCTGCTGCGCAACATCCCGGTGATGGGCGAGACCGGCTGGGGACCGTTCTCGCATGGCGAGTTGCTGCTCGAAGGCGTGCGGGTCCCGGTCGGCAACCGCCTGGGCGCGGCGGGCGAGGGCTTCTCGATCGCCCAGCAGCGCCTGGGCCCGGGCCGTATCCACCATTGCATGCGCTGGCTTGGCATCTGCGCGCGCGCCTTCGAACTGATGCTGGACCGGGTGCGCCAGCGCGCACTGGCACCTGGCCGGGTGCTCGCCGACGAGGGCGTGGTGCAGGCCTGGCTGGCCGACAGCCGGGCCGAGATCGATGCCGCCCGCCTGCTGGTGCTGGCCACTGCCGCGCGGATCGACCGCGAGGGCCAGAAGGCGGCGCGCGATGCCGTGTCGATGATCAAGTTCCATGTCGCCGGCGTGCTGCAGCGGGTGCTCGACCGCGCCCTCCAGGTGCACGGCGCGCTCGGGATGAGCGACGACACCCCGCTGGCCTTCTGGTTCCGCCACGAACGCGCGGCGCGCATCTACGACGGTCCGGACGAGGTGCACCGGGCGGCGCTGGCGCGCCGCCTGGTCGCCGGCGCGCGGTGA
- a CDS encoding phosphotransferase family protein: MSGEDLIAVRKDERLDEAAVAAWLRGQGLLAAGETLTVRQFAGGKANLTYLLELAGRPLVLRRPPLGPVAPGAHDMVREYQVLSRLHTGFDKAPRALALCTDLDALGAPFFVMTHRPGIVVRERMPAAFADDPRSPTAMADALVDTLAELHAVDPSAVGLADLGQPEGFMARQVAGWYRRWQAATDSPLPAMDSLHDWLAARVPAPQRVALVHNDYKLDNVVLAADDPGRVVAVLDWDMCTLGDPLSDLGALLTYWIGPDDPAPFRAMATMPVDPRFPDRAALVARYAQRTGLDLSGIAWYHVLGLFRLAVILAQIHVRWRRGQTADPRFARFGEFAALAADWALRVAGAQRRA, translated from the coding sequence GTGAGCGGCGAGGACCTCATCGCGGTCCGCAAGGACGAGCGCCTTGACGAGGCGGCCGTTGCGGCGTGGCTGCGCGGGCAGGGCCTGCTTGCAGCGGGCGAGACCCTGACGGTGCGGCAGTTCGCCGGCGGCAAGGCCAACCTGACCTACCTGCTGGAACTCGCGGGTCGGCCGCTGGTGCTGCGCCGCCCGCCGCTGGGCCCGGTCGCGCCCGGCGCCCACGACATGGTCCGTGAGTACCAGGTGCTGTCGCGCCTTCACACGGGGTTCGACAAGGCGCCCAGGGCACTGGCGCTGTGCACCGACCTCGATGCGCTGGGCGCGCCGTTCTTCGTGATGACGCATCGCCCTGGGATCGTGGTGCGCGAGCGCATGCCTGCAGCATTCGCTGACGACCCGCGCTCGCCGACGGCCATGGCGGACGCTTTGGTCGATACTCTGGCCGAGTTGCATGCGGTCGATCCGTCGGCGGTCGGCCTGGCCGACCTTGGCCAACCCGAGGGATTCATGGCGCGCCAGGTCGCCGGCTGGTACCGGCGCTGGCAGGCTGCGACCGATTCGCCTCTGCCGGCCATGGACTCGTTGCACGACTGGCTCGCCGCGCGGGTGCCGGCACCGCAGCGCGTCGCCCTGGTCCACAACGACTACAAGCTCGACAACGTGGTGCTGGCCGCCGACGACCCCGGCCGCGTGGTCGCCGTACTGGACTGGGACATGTGCACCCTGGGCGACCCGCTGTCCGACCTGGGCGCGCTGCTCACCTACTGGATCGGGCCGGACGACCCGGCGCCGTTCCGGGCCATGGCGACCATGCCGGTCGATCCCCGCTTTCCGGACCGCGCCGCCCTGGTCGCGCGCTATGCGCAGCGGACCGGCCTGGACCTGTCCGGCATCGCCTGGTACCACGTGCTCGGCCTGTTCCGGCTGGCGGTGATCCTGGCACAGATCCATGTCCGCTGGCGCCGCGGCCAGACCGCCGATCCGCGCTTCGCGCGGTTCGGCGAGTTCGCAGCGCTTGCCGCCGATTGGGCGCTGCGGGTGGCCGGAGCGCAGAGGCGGGCATGA